A single region of the Nicotiana sylvestris chromosome 6, ASM39365v2, whole genome shotgun sequence genome encodes:
- the LOC138870935 gene encoding uncharacterized protein: MTHQVSVIVQSMDPKLEDLDAFTIPCTIGSADFNKALCDVGASINLMPYSVFKTLGIGQPRPTSMRLQMADRTMKRSLGIIDDMLVRVDKFILPADFVILDCEIDYELPIILERPFFDTGKALVDVEAGELTFWVDGEKVVFHVCKSMRQPNSNELCSFVDLVTDVIIDETSAMMNVDDTLRPYCSIVMIKKWRVMWNV; encoded by the coding sequence atgactcatcaagtgagtgtaATTGTGCAATCAATGGATCCTAAATTGGAAGATCTCGACGCTTTCACAATCCcttgtaccattgggagtgccGACTTTAATAAAGCTTTATGTGATGTTGGGGCAAGTATCAACCTGATGCCCTATtcggttttcaagactttggggattgggcaaccaagacccacatctatgagattacaaatggcagatCGTACCATGAAGAGATCATTGGGTatcattgatgatatgttggttcgTGTAGATAAATTCATCCTCCCAGCGGAttttgttattcttgattgtgagatTGATTATGAGCTGCCGATTATTCTTGAGAGACCTTTTTTTGATACGGGGAAGGCTCTAGTGGATGTTGAAGCCGGAGAACTTACTTTCTGGGTTGATGGTGAGAAAGTGGTTTTCCATGTATGCAAGTCTATGAGGCAACCCAATAGCAATGAGCTGTGCTCGTTCGTGGACTTAGTGACCGATGTGATTATTGATGAAACAAGTGCCATGATGAATGTTGATGATACTTTGAGGCCGTATTGCTCAATTGTGATGATCAAGAAATGGAGGGTTATGTGGAATGTGTGA